One Bacteriovorax sp. PP10 DNA segment encodes these proteins:
- a CDS encoding DUF2933 domain-containing protein, which produces MEIHKHDQGANQNYESWFKRHRWISYVALVVIAYYLLTEHREHIISYLPYFIFASCLLMHVFMHGGHHHHNNRQKPTEENKS; this is translated from the coding sequence ATGGAAATACATAAGCATGATCAAGGAGCAAATCAAAATTACGAATCCTGGTTTAAAAGGCATCGCTGGATAAGCTATGTAGCACTTGTCGTTATAGCCTATTATTTGCTCACAGAACATCGTGAGCATATCATTTCGTATCTTCCATATTTTATATTCGCATCCTGCCTTCTGATGCATGTTTTCATGCATGGTGGGCACCATCATCATAACAATAGACAAAAACCAACAGAGGAAAATAAATCATGA
- a CDS encoding methyltransferase family protein, which produces MNHSAGSAYGLWGIALINALIFIFFAFGFFKPHSKRDWRTFSTFSAFIVALFAEMYGFPLTIYLLSGWLSKQYPQIDFFTHDSGHLLHTLLGLKGDPHFNILHIVSTIFIVAGFWLLSTSWQVLYKAQKAGTLATNGPYQHVRHPQYVGFVLVMIGFLFQWPTLVTLIMFPILVWTYVRLSIREEKDVELEFGDAYRKYAQVTPRFFPHLGELKGSHKTLEPKH; this is translated from the coding sequence ATGAACCACTCGGCGGGATCAGCTTATGGGCTTTGGGGCATCGCCCTTATCAATGCACTTATTTTTATTTTCTTTGCTTTTGGTTTTTTTAAACCACATAGCAAGAGAGACTGGCGAACATTTAGTACATTCTCCGCTTTTATTGTTGCACTCTTTGCAGAGATGTATGGGTTTCCATTAACAATTTATCTTCTATCGGGATGGCTTTCCAAGCAATATCCACAAATCGATTTTTTCACTCACGATAGTGGGCACTTGCTACATACATTACTTGGTCTCAAAGGAGATCCTCACTTTAATATTCTCCATATCGTGAGCACTATATTCATCGTTGCAGGGTTTTGGCTTCTATCAACATCATGGCAGGTACTCTATAAGGCGCAAAAGGCAGGCACACTTGCCACGAACGGTCCCTATCAACATGTACGCCATCCACAATATGTTGGCTTCGTATTAGTTATGATTGGATTTTTATTTCAGTGGCCGACCTTGGTGACTCTAATTATGTTTCCTATCTTGGTTTGGACTTATGTTCGACTTTCTATTAGAGAAGAAAAGGACGTTGAGCTTGAGTTTGGAGATGCTTACAGAAAATATGCACAAGTGACTCCACGATTTTTTCCACATCTAGGAGAGCTCAAGGGATCACATAAAACCCTTGAGCCAAAACATTAA
- a CDS encoding DMT family transporter, with product MKARFQSRATTISLGIGVVLIWSTCFVTIKLSSLGNEPLTFAAIRALLAGIVLLILSTLGGCLKPPSNTWPWLAVSALTGTSLALWGMFGSVPIEGSVIASILGNSQAILIAPLAVIFLNEKQTLWRWMCLGIGFLGLLLVIVGKSEGVGTLGGSLIALLASVGLAISSLVAKRLSGQMHALTLTTWQFLLGSIPLVVAAIIFERPYYFRPTDKALWSLIYLAVISSAGGSFIWNWLLKRIDVTSLTALTMLGPPTSLLLGLFIFDERVTMIQWAGITIALVSVTCLQWSEDPSHHDR from the coding sequence GTGAAGGCACGATTTCAATCGCGCGCTACAACCATATCACTTGGTATTGGTGTCGTCCTGATTTGGAGCACTTGTTTCGTCACGATAAAATTATCTTCACTTGGTAATGAACCACTGACATTCGCCGCGATCCGTGCACTTCTTGCAGGGATTGTTTTATTGATCTTATCAACGCTAGGAGGTTGCTTAAAACCTCCTAGTAATACTTGGCCGTGGCTTGCAGTCAGTGCATTGACGGGAACTTCTTTAGCTTTGTGGGGAATGTTCGGAAGTGTACCTATTGAAGGATCGGTAATCGCAAGTATTCTAGGTAACTCCCAGGCGATTTTAATCGCGCCTTTAGCCGTTATTTTCCTGAATGAAAAACAAACTTTATGGCGATGGATGTGTCTAGGCATTGGATTTTTAGGTCTTCTACTTGTCATCGTTGGAAAAAGTGAAGGTGTAGGCACACTAGGAGGCTCTCTGATCGCATTACTTGCATCCGTAGGACTTGCTATCAGTAGTCTTGTGGCCAAACGATTGAGCGGTCAAATGCACGCCTTGACTCTCACTACTTGGCAATTTCTTCTCGGCTCCATCCCACTAGTTGTTGCCGCGATAATTTTCGAGAGACCATATTATTTTAGACCAACAGACAAAGCACTTTGGAGTTTAATCTATTTGGCCGTCATTAGTTCGGCCGGAGGATCTTTTATTTGGAACTGGCTTTTAAAGAGAATCGACGTGACTTCACTTACTGCTCTAACAATGCTCGGTCCACCAACATCTCTCTTATTGGGTCTGTTTATTTTCGACGAACGAGTAACAATGATTCAATGGGCGGGCATTACAATCGCCTTAGTGAGTGTTACCTGTCTTCAATGGAGTGAAGACCCTTCACATCACGATCGATAA